Below is a window of Sulfurisphaera ohwakuensis DNA.
AAATTCGTTAAGGAGTTTGATACGAGCTCGTTAACACAAGAGGTTAAAAGGATGATGGAGGTTAGAAAAGAGAAGTTAGAGGAGATGTTTGAAGATGAGAAACTTCAAGAATTCTTAAAGCTTCACTCCAGTTGGGATAATGTAGCTAATGCTATAGATAAGATGATTAGAGAATTTAGCAATTCTTGAAATTACTCTGTCCTCTTTTTACAATACATTTTCCCCACTTTCTTAGATCCTACTACTTTACAATCATAATCGTTAGACAGTTTATTTAAAAGTAAGTAATACGGGATTCCAATAATATTAGAATGATATTCTAAGATTATGTTTTCAAAAACCGAGACGTCGCTATACTCATTTAAAATTAAATCAAATTCACAACCTTCACAGTCCATCTTCAAAAGATATGGATCATTAACATAATCTAATATTTTCTTAAGCGTAATCTTGGGTGCTTTACATGTTTCATTTTTATTTCCTTGCGTCGAAAGAGTAGAATACATTACAGAATCGCTTATTTCATAGTTACAAGGTACTTCCATCTCACCTTCTTTAGAACCAACAGCTGCATTTATAGGTATAATTATATTCTGAAGGTTGTTTAATTCAATATTTTTAAGCAACTCTGAATAAACAGACGGTAAAGGTTCTACAGCAATTACTTTCTTTGCTCCATTAACTGCAAAATAAATTGAACTATCCCCTATATTTGCACCAATATCCACGACTTCTCTACCCTTGACTTCGATTTCATAATCTTTATTTTCAAATATTTCAATAACTGTAAAAGGAAGTCTCGTAAATTTTACTCCATTTTTCTCAAAATATCCTTCCTTAATTTCCCAATTATATAATAATGCTAAAAGATAATCATCAACTAGCTCACTTTTATCAATTTTAGCTATTTTACCATTCATTTCAATAGAATTATCATATATATTAAAACTCTTTATATTGCCTTCATAACATTTCTCAAGCAAAAAATAATAACTGTGACTTACATTTATGTATTTTCTGTTCTTCTTTATCTTAAACCTTATGGGTGAATGAAAGTATTCAACCTTTAAGAGCTTGAGACTAATGGATATCCAATTATCTATGCATCTCCTCTGCGATATCACTTTTTTGATTTGATCGAGAAGCGACATATTTAATTAATTAATTCATAATCAATTATTTTATAAATAGCTTCTCTCTCCATGATTGCGGCCTTATCCCAAGTTAAAGTCTTCGCAAATTCCCTACTTCTCTTACCTACTTCTTTCCTAAGGCTATCGTCTCTTAACAGCTTAATTATTTCCTCAGCGAAAGAGTTGACGTCATCGAACTTTACTTTTATAGCAACTGGGTATCTCTTACTCCACGGTAAATCCCACGTCACTACTGGTAAATACGAAGATAAAGCCTCGGCTACTGCCAAAGAGAAACCTTCATAAAGTGATGGGAAAACGAAGACTTTAGACTTAGCTAATAACTCCCTCTTTTCCTTCTCGCTAACAAAGCCGTAATAAACGGAATTTTTAGGCGTCTCTTTCCAACCTTTACCTAAAATGCAAAGTTTAGCGTTAACTTTCTCGTTCACTTTATCCCAGATCTGAAACAAATATTTTACACCTTTCCTCTCACCGTAATTTCCTATAAATATTCCGTCACATACTTTATCGTCTTCCGTGTAATAATCGTCCACGTTAACGCCGTTGGTCGAAGTCAAAATAATTTTCTTAGGAAAGAGCTTTTTAAGCTCATCAAAAACTTCGGGGTTATCAAGGCAAATAATCCCTTTACTTCTATTTATGGCAAAGCGTAGAAACTTGCTTTCACGTATTTGCTCAGTAACGTGATGGACTACAACTATGAAAGGCTTTCTTGAAAATATTGAGAGGAGCCAAGTATAATAGACGCTTAATGAGTATTCGCTATAACTTATAATTACGTCGACTTTCCTAGCCTCTTTAAGACAGTTTATGAAACCTTTTAAATACGCTTTTTTATCAGTACTTGACGACTTTACGACATGAAATTTTGAAAGTAAAGGCGAAATCTCAGGGTCTATTTCATTGAAAGTTTTCTCGTCTACGCATAAGTAAACCTCCTCATTTATCCTACTATAGACCTCAAGAGTTCTCCTCATTCCGCCTAGAAATTCTTTCCCAAACCTCATTGGTGGTGAAATTAAGACTTTCACGCCTTAACTTATATTTTAATACTTAAATACTTCTTTGCTTATGTAAAAACTTACTGTGCGCTTTGTCAATAGTTACTTAGAATAGAAACAGACTAAAAAGGACTATATTCTATGAGAATGAATTATCTT
It encodes the following:
- a CDS encoding FkbM family methyltransferase, which produces MNGKIAKIDKSELVDDYLLALLYNWEIKEGYFEKNGVKFTRLPFTVIEIFENKDYEIEVKGREVVDIGANIGDSSIYFAVNGAKKVIAVEPLPSVYSELLKNIELNNLQNIIIPINAAVGSKEGEMEVPCNYEISDSVMYSTLSTQGNKNETCKAPKITLKKILDYVNDPYLLKMDCEGCEFDLILNEYSDVSVFENIILEYHSNIIGIPYYLLLNKLSNDYDCKVVGSKKVGKMYCKKRTE
- a CDS encoding glycosyltransferase family 4 protein, which encodes MKVLISPPMRFGKEFLGGMRRTLEVYSRINEEVYLCVDEKTFNEIDPEISPLLSKFHVVKSSSTDKKAYLKGFINCLKEARKVDVIISYSEYSLSVYYTWLLSIFSRKPFIVVVHHVTEQIRESKFLRFAINRSKGIICLDNPEVFDELKKLFPKKIILTSTNGVNVDDYYTEDDKVCDGIFIGNYGERKGVKYLFQIWDKVNEKVNAKLCILGKGWKETPKNSVYYGFVSEKEKRELLAKSKVFVFPSLYEGFSLAVAEALSSYLPVVTWDLPWSKRYPVAIKVKFDDVNSFAEEIIKLLRDDSLRKEVGKRSREFAKTLTWDKAAIMEREAIYKIIDYELIN